TTGAAACCAGGTTGGCATACTAAAACCTCCCGAAAAGTAAATCTTCTAAATAGGTATATATAATGTATGCTATAATAGGTTGTCATGTTTACAGAAAGAGGAGCGGAAAAAACATGAAAGAGTCAGAACTGCAAAAACTTGTAGAAGAATTGTCCCTTATCTATTTCAATAAGCCATTCCGCCATCGCGCATTGTTCAACTCACGGCTTCGGACAACGGGAGGGAGGTATTTGCTCCATACCCATAACATTGAAATCAATAAAAAATATTATGAACAATTTGGCGAAAAGGAACTGGTAGACATAATTAAACATGAACTTTGCCATTATCATTTGCACCTTGAGGGGAAAGGGTACCGCCATCGTGATCCGGACTTTCGAAAACTGCTAAAAGAAGTGGATGCTCCCCGTTTTTGCAGTCCCCTTCCTGAGTATAGAAAAAGAAGAAAATCGAGCAAAATAATCATCTATTCCTGTAAAAGCTGCAACCAGGTTTATAAGCGGAGAAGATCTATTAATATATCAAGATATGTATGCGGAAAATGCAGAGGTAAATTGATAAAAATAAAGGAGTTGACGTCAGAGTAAAACCATGATAAATTATTGAATCGTGACAGGTTTGAAAGTGTGTTTTTCAATAAAAAATCATCTTGACATTCTGAGTACACGTCTCTATAATATAAAGAGTCGATAAGATGGTGAATATTCCGCAGCAGCTCAGTGGTAGAGCAACGAGCAAAGCTTCAGTGAAAAAGCTGCGAGTTGTACCCATCGAGCCGCAGCTTGAGTAAGCATACTGAGATGGGGACATTCGGCTAAGCTAAACACATACTTTAGGAAGTAATACTAATTATTCCGCAGTAGCTCAGTGGTAGAGCAACGAGCAAAGCTTCAGTGAAAAAGCTGCGAGTTGTACCCATCGAGCCGCAGCTTGAGTGAGCTTACTGAGATGGGGACATTCGGCTAAGCTAAACACATACTTTAGGAAGTAATACTAATTATTCCGCAGTAGCTCAGTGGTAGAGCATTCGGCTGTTAACCGAACGGTCGTAGGTTCGAATCCTACCTGCGGAGCCATTATGGGGAAGTACTCAAGTGGCTGAAGAGGCGCCCCTGCTAAGGGTGTAGGTCGTGCAAGCGGCGCGAGGGTTCAAATCCCTCCTTCTCCGCCAGAGATATTCCAATATGGCCCGTTGGTCAAGTGGTTAAGACACCGCCCTTTCACGGCGGTAACACGGGTTCGAATCCCGTACGGGTCATCACAAGTGCTAAAGCGCCTTGCCACTTATTGCTTATTCTCGTGGCAAGGCGCATATGGTTTATTATCTTTGAGTCAGGTTCCGTGGTGTAGCGGTTAACATGCCTGCCTGTCACGCAGGAGATCGCGGGTTCGATTCCCGTCGGGACCGCCAGTATTTACTAGTTGTATTTTTTCTTTTTTTTGTTATAAACTACTACAGTTGTTTTCATATTGGGCTATAGCCAAGCGGTAAGGCAACGGACTTTGACTCCGTGATGCGCTGGTTCGAATCCAGCTAGCCCAGTTATTTAAAAGAGCCATTAGCTCAGCCGGTAGAGCACGACCGAAAAGGCTGCTTGAATCGGCGTCAGCGTACCGATCGAGCCGCTGCTTGAATAAGCTTGCCGAGATCGGGACGTCGTTGAACCTAATGATGAGTTGCTTCGTAGAAGTAACATCGAAGAAAAACATGGAGTGTAATAGAAACAAGAGCCATTAGCTCAGTCGGTAGAGCATCTGACTTTTAATCAGAGGGTCGGAGGTTCGAGTCCTCCATGGCTCACCATTATATTTGCGCGGGTGTGGCGGAATTGGCAGACGCACCAGACTTAGGATCTGGCGCCGCAAGGCGTGGGGGTTCGACTCCCTTCACCCGCACCATTAATTTACTAGTTGAAAATCGAAGTGATTTATGGTAATATAAAATTCGTCGTTTTAATAAGCGGTCGTGGCGGAATGGCAGACGCGCTAGGTTGAGGGCCTAGTGGGGGCAACCCCGTGGAGGTTCAAGTCCTCTCGGCCGCACCAAAAATATAGTTGACAACAACTTAAAGTCATGATATTATAATATAGTTGCTTTTAAAAGCGCCCGTAGCTCAATTGGATAGAGCGTCTGACTACGGATCAGAAGGTTATGGGTTCGACTCCTGTCGGGCGCGCCATTAATATTAAACGGGAAGTAGCTCAGCTTGGTAGAGCACATGGTTTGGGACCATGGGGTCGCAGGTTCGAATCCTGTCTTCCCGACCATTCGAGTACACAATTGAAAACGCGGGTGTAGTTTAGTGGTAAAACCACAGCCTTCCAAGCTGTTGTCGTGGGTTCGATTCCCATCACCCGCTCCAAAAATTGTTCCTTGAAAACTGAACAAACAAAAGCGTCAACAATTAAAAGTGGAGGCGACCGGTTAGCTTCGAAGGGCATTGGAGCTTCTGGCGGAAAAGTCCTTAAAGACTTTGACAGAAGAAGCGAAATGACCTCGCTGCTTAAACCATCACCTAAAGGTCATGCTTTGCGCAAAATTGCGAAGAAGCTAATTCAAGCAGCTATTTAGCTGGGAGCCGAAACTAGCCAGAGTTAATTCTATTATTTATGAGCATATCTTACTCTTTTTTGGAGAGTTTGATCCTGGCTCAGGACGAACGCTGGCGGCGTGCCTAATACATGCAAGTCGAGCGGACTGATGGGAGCTTGCTCCCTGAAGTCAGCGGCGGACGGGTGAGTAACACGTGGGCAACCTGCCTGTAAGACCGGGATAACTTCGGGAAACCGGAGCTAATACCGGATAATCCTCTTTCCCGCATGGGAAAGAGCTGAAAGATGGCTTCGGCTATCACTTACAGATGGGCCCGCGGCGCATTAGCTAGTTGGTGAGGTAACGGCTCACCAAGGCGACGATGCGTAGCCGACCTGAGAGGGTGATCGGCCACACTGGGACTGAGACACGGCCCAGACTCCTACGGGAGGCAGCAGTAGGGAATCTTCCGCAATGGACGAAAGTCTGACGGAGCAACGCCGCGTGAGCGAAGAAGGCCTTCGGGTCGTAAAGCTCTGTTGTCAGGGAAGAACAAGTACCGTTCGAATAGGGCGGTACCTTGACGGTACCTGACCAGAAAGCCACGGCTAACTACGTGCCAGCAGCCGCGGTAATACGTAGGTGGCAAGCGTTGTCCGGAATTATTGGGCGTAAAGCGCGCGCAGGCGGTTCCTTAAGTCTGATGTGAAAGCCCACGGCTCAACCGTGGAGGGTCATTGGAAACTGGGGAACTTGAGTGCAGAAGAGGAGAGCGGAATTCCACGTGTAGCGGTGAAATGCGTAGAGATGTGGAGGAACACCAGTGGCGAAGGCGGCTCTCTGGTCTGTAACTGACGCTGAGGCGCGAAAGCGTGGGGAGCAAACAGGATTAGATACCCTGGTAGTCCACGCCGTAAACGATGAGTGCTAAGTGTTAGAGGGTTTCCGCCCTTTAGTGCTGCAGCTAACGCATTAAGCACTCCGCCTGGGGAGTACGGCCGCAAGGCTGAAACTCAAAGGAATTGACGGGGGCCCGCACAAGCGGTGGAGCATGTGGTTTAATTCGAAGCAACGCGAAGAACCTTACCAGGTCTTGACATCCTCTGACAATCCTGGAGACAGGACGTTCCCCTTCGGGGGACAGAGTGACAGGTGGTGCATGGTTGTCGTCAGCTCGTGTCGTGAGATGTTGGGTTAAGTCCCGCAACGAGCGCAACCCTTGACCTTAGTTGCCAGCATTCAGTTGGGCACTCTAAGGTGACTGCCGGTGACAAACCGGAGGAAGGTGGGGATGACGTCAAATCATCATGCCCCTTATGACCTGGGCTACACACGTGCTACAATGGATGGTACAAAGGGCTGCGAAACCGCGAGGTTGAGCCAATCCCAAAAAACCATTCTCAGTTCGGATTGCAGGCTGCAACTCGCCTGCATGAAGCCGGAATCGCTAGTAATCGCGGATCAGCATGCCGCGGTGAATACGTTCCCGGGCCTTGTACACACCGCCCGTCACACCACGAGAGTCTGTAACACCCGAAGTCGGTGAGGTAACCTTTAAGGAGCCAGCCGCCTAAGGTGGGACAGATGATTGGGGTGAAGTCGTAACAAGGTAGCCGTATCGGAAGGTGCGGCTGGATCACCTCCTTTCTAAGGAATTTAAACATGAGAAGTTGATCGCTTTTGTTTGTTTAGTTTTGAGGGAGCAATTCCTCAGAACTTCGTTCTTTGAAAACTAGATAATCGTATTGAAGAAGGCAAAAGAAGAACCGAGTATCGCCATTTTAAGTTTCAAACCTTTTAGGTTAAGTTAGAAAGGGCGCACGGTGGATGCCTTGGCACTAGGAGCCGATGAAGGACGGGACTAACACCGATATGCTTCGGGGAGCTGTAAGTAAGCATTGATCCGGAGATTTCCGAATGGGGAAACCCCCTATCCGTAATGGGATAGGATCCTAACCTGAATCCATAGGGTTAGGAGGGCAGACCCGGGGAACTGAAACATCTAAGTACCCGGAGGAAGAGAAAGCAAACGCGATTCCCTGAGTAGCGGCGAGCGAAACGGGAACAGCCCAAACCAAGAGGCTTGCCTCTTGGGGTTGTAGGACACTCTGTATGGAGTTACAAAGGAACGGGGTAGACGAAGAGGTCTGGAAAGGCCCGTCAGAGAAGGTAACAACCCTGTAGTCGAAACTTCGTTCCCTCCTGAGTGGATCCTGAGTACGGCGGGACACGTGAAATCCCGTCGGAAGCAGGGAGGACCATCTCCCAAGGCTAAATACTCCCTAGTGACCGATAGTGAACCAGTACCGTGAGGGAAAGGTGAAAAGCACCCCGGGAGGGGAGTGAAAGAGAACCTGAAACCGTGTGCCTACAAGTAGTCAGAGCCCGTTCATGGGTGATGGCGTGCCTTTTGTAGAATGAACCGGCGAGTTACGATCACATGCAAGGTTAAGTCGAAA
The window above is part of the Bacillus methanolicus genome. Proteins encoded here:
- a CDS encoding SprT family protein, with the protein product MKESELQKLVEELSLIYFNKPFRHRALFNSRLRTTGGRYLLHTHNIEINKKYYEQFGEKELVDIIKHELCHYHLHLEGKGYRHRDPDFRKLLKEVDAPRFCSPLPEYRKRRKSSKIIIYSCKSCNQVYKRRRSINISRYVCGKCRGKLIKIKELTSE